A stretch of DNA from Pygocentrus nattereri isolate fPygNat1 chromosome 14, fPygNat1.pri, whole genome shotgun sequence:
CTTTAGAGAGAAGGGTACCCTCaaaaaacaccagcgcattcacaccggagagaaaccgtattactgctcagacTGCGGGAAGAGCTTTAATCAGCTCAGTAGTCTCCAGActcaccagcgcattcacacgggagagaagccCTATGACTGCCCGGAGTGCGGCAAGAGTTTCAACGTACTGAGCCATCTCAAAACGCATCAgaacattcacacaggagagaaaccctTTCGCTGTTTAGACtgcgggaagagttttaatcgaCAGAGTCATCTCCAGCtgcaccagcgcattcacacaggagagaaaccctaTTACTGCTCTGAGTGTGGCAAGAGCTTCAGGCATTCGAACACGTTCAAGACACACAAATGCATTAACAGGGGCTCAGAACCTCCTGACACAAGTTTGTTGGATGAAAGTGACGATATTTATTATCAGGTTGTTTTAGTTTGATGTTGTAACGCTGTTTGAAGTTTAAATACCTTTGCTGACAGACTCAGATTTTTCCCTGATTTTGCAGAAAGTTCTGCATAATGAAGTCCTTCacggtggtttgatgtggaatgcaCTGCATAGTCGgaactgtccacagtggtggtgatgggagccagatgtctgaagcGTTTAAAGCCTGGAAAAGCTACTTTACTGACAGCTGTTGTATTAAGaggttacaaatatgctgcctgatgcttgagacgatttagttttgagaaggctcgggcctaaaatgtatttatgagaGCCGTTTATGGAGGACTGAAAGAAAATGTTACATATTCACCTTTTCCCCCGATATTTTTAACACTAGGcgtgtgacccctggttcctatcaccaccagtatAAAGAAATCGAAGTCCTCAAGGCACCGTGTCATTTccgaccactctgaatgagtttggttACTTCTTAACAATCGAATTAAGAATCAAAGAATAGAAGAAATCTATAAAAGAACTGTTATAACAAAGGCTTTTTGTTCTGTGCTTTGTATGCCTCCATCGTTGTGTAATTATTACGTATGTATTGATTATGTGATTAGGAACTGTACAATATATTTTCCATGAATCGGGACATCGGTCTTTGCACTACGGACATCGCATGTTCCAACTATTTGAATGCAGTCTGAGAGTTTCTTATACCTAGGATCGAGCGCAGGGAGCAGCAGAGAGAAGCTGAATCCCCTCTAACCAACACTAGTCCTTTTTTGTCATGTTAATTATTTGAAGCATcataaaatgctgtaaataaataagtctGAGAAGGACAATTTGGTATTGTGGAGTCTTATTGTTAGCAAAcgtttgatgtaatatgttgAATTTTATGCTATTTTTAATGCTGTGTTATGTTGGGTGGTGCTTGGGTGGGCTCAGAGAGTGGGGTGTGCTACAGGTCAACGCCACGTTTCTCCAGGTCAGCTCCGGTGCTCGCTTTGTTGATGTGATCAGAAACCAAAAGGGAGCAGACACAGTATTTGTTGTTTtgagaaaatgaagaataattAATACTGCTGCATTTCTCCATGTTCCCCTTCTCAGGATAAGCATGGATCCTTTAGGATTGTAGAAGTCGTCGTACCGGctaggcataacattatgaccgcctccttgtttctacgctcactgcccatcttatcagctccacttactgtatagctgcactctgtagttctacagttacagactgtagtccatctgtttctctgatactctgttaccctgttcttcagtggtcaggacctcctggaccctcacagagcaggtactatccactgtccactctattagacactcctaccttgtcggtccaccttgtaggtgtaaattcagagacagtagctcacctgctgctgcacagattgCATTGGTCatcatctagtccttcatcagtggtcacaagacgctgttggctggtggactattctcagtccaccagtgacactgaggtgtttaaaaattctgaCCAGCTACTCAGACCAGTgcgacacacactaacacaccaccaccacgtcagtgttactgcagtgctgagaatgatccaccacccaaatagtacctgctctgtgagggtccatgggggtcctgaccactgaagaacagggtaacagagtatcggagaaacagatggactacagtctgtaactgtggaactatacggtaagtggagctgataagatggacagtgagctcagaaacgaggaggtggtcatgatgttatgtctgatcagtgtaCTCCACATACATCTGTGGAAGGTGCCTGCGCTGGATCCCCCCAATTCCTAAAGTTGGCAAGTTAAGTTTACAGGCTTTGGGTGCGGTTATTCAGTGCTGTCCTGGTGATGAGACATGTCTCCGTCTTTATCACATGTAGGCAGAAGTAAAACGTAACAAGTGTGCTATCAGGGAAGATAGTGAGGATCACCCCATGGCAAGACATTATAAATCTATTAAAATAGTCCCTCTGAGCTTAGAATATTAAGTTTTGATCATATTCCAGATGCATGTAGGAAAGAATATAGGGAATAGAGAGTTAGCCAGACTTTGGGATTTATACATTTAAAGCACCTATTCTTCCTGGACATCTTGATTTTATCCC
This window harbors:
- the LOC108435867 gene encoding gastrula zinc finger protein XlCGF49.1-like, with amino-acid sequence MNTLLDSGEIKCEDIASTGSSSPQQTSSVPLYLDTFVGETQRITVKERTHHCLECGKSFTLHNHLQRHQRVHTGEKPFDCPECGRSFRDKGNLKIHQRIHTGEKPYPCSECGRSFREKGTLKKHQRIHTGEKPYYCSDCGKSFNQLSSLQTHQRIHTGEKPYDCPECGKSFNVLSHLKTHQNIHTGEKPFRCLDCGKSFNRQSHLQLHQRIHTGEKPYYCSECGKSFRHSNTFKTHKCINRGSEPPDTSLLDESDDIYYQVVLV